A genome region from Acinetobacter lwoffii includes the following:
- the thrS gene encoding threonine--tRNA ligase, producing the protein MPIITLPNGDQKQFDHAVSVMDVALSIGPGLAKNTVAGRVNDRLVDASDLITEDATLQIITPKDEAGVEIIRHSCAHLVGHAVKQLFPEAKMVIGPVIEEGFYYDIWMPRPFTLDDMAAIEERMKKLIDQDYEVVKKMTPRDEVIAEFTARGEEYKLRLIADMPEETQMGLYYHQDYLDMCRGPHVPNTKFLKSFKLTKISGAYWRGDAKNEQLQRIYGTAWADKKQLAAYVKRIEEAEKRDHRKIGKALDLFHMQEEAPGMVFWHPNGWTIYQVLEQYMRKVQQDNGYEEIRTPQVVDFTLWEKSGHAANYADNMFTTHSENRNYAVKPMNCPCHVQVFNQGLKSYRDLPIRLAEFGSCHRNEPSGSLHGIMRVRGFTQDDAHIFCTKEQIGPEVADFIKLTLDVYKDFGFEEVQMKLSTRPEKRVGDDKLWDMAEKSLADALDAAGLEWELQPGEGAFYGPKIEFSLKDCLGRVWQCGTIQCDFNLPERLDASYVTEDNDRDQPVMLHRAILGSFERFIGILIEHYAGFMPPWLAPMQACVMNITDSQAEACESVVAKLKENGIRAISDLRNEKIGFKIRERTLERIPYLLVLGDREVEEGTVNVRTRSGTNLGTMSIDAFVDLVKAAVAERGRYIVE; encoded by the coding sequence TGCCAATTATCACTTTACCCAATGGCGATCAAAAACAATTTGATCACGCCGTATCTGTGATGGACGTTGCGCTTAGCATCGGACCTGGTCTTGCAAAAAATACAGTGGCAGGTCGTGTAAACGATCGTCTTGTTGACGCGTCTGACTTGATTACTGAAGATGCAACCTTACAAATTATCACGCCTAAAGACGAAGCAGGCGTGGAAATTATCCGTCACTCTTGCGCGCATTTGGTCGGTCATGCTGTTAAGCAATTGTTCCCAGAAGCGAAAATGGTAATTGGTCCTGTCATTGAAGAAGGTTTCTACTATGACATCTGGATGCCACGTCCATTCACATTAGACGACATGGCAGCGATTGAAGAGCGTATGAAAAAGCTCATCGATCAAGACTATGAAGTTGTGAAAAAAATGACTCCTCGTGATGAAGTGATTGCAGAATTCACAGCACGTGGCGAAGAATACAAATTACGCTTGATTGCAGACATGCCTGAAGAAACTCAAATGGGCTTGTACTACCATCAGGATTATTTGGATATGTGTCGTGGTCCGCACGTTCCAAACACTAAATTCTTAAAATCATTCAAGCTAACTAAAATCTCTGGCGCTTACTGGCGCGGTGATGCGAAAAACGAACAGTTACAACGTATTTACGGTACCGCTTGGGCAGACAAGAAACAGCTTGCAGCGTATGTAAAACGTATTGAAGAAGCAGAAAAACGCGATCACCGTAAAATTGGTAAAGCGCTTGATTTGTTCCATATGCAAGAAGAAGCACCCGGTATGGTGTTCTGGCATCCAAATGGCTGGACCATTTATCAAGTGCTTGAACAATACATGCGTAAAGTTCAGCAAGACAATGGCTACGAAGAAATCCGTACCCCTCAGGTGGTTGATTTCACGCTCTGGGAAAAATCAGGACATGCTGCAAACTATGCAGACAACATGTTCACCACACATTCTGAAAATCGCAACTATGCGGTGAAGCCAATGAACTGTCCTTGTCACGTGCAAGTGTTCAACCAAGGCTTGAAGTCATACCGTGATCTTCCTATACGTTTGGCAGAGTTTGGTTCATGTCATCGTAACGAACCATCAGGTTCTTTACATGGCATTATGCGTGTGCGTGGCTTTACTCAGGATGACGCGCATATTTTCTGTACCAAAGAACAGATTGGTCCTGAAGTTGCAGACTTTATCAAATTGACACTGGATGTATACAAAGATTTTGGCTTCGAAGAAGTACAAATGAAGTTGTCGACGCGTCCTGAAAAACGTGTGGGTGATGACAAACTTTGGGATATGGCAGAAAAATCTTTGGCAGATGCTTTAGATGCTGCAGGTCTTGAGTGGGAACTTCAACCAGGCGAAGGCGCATTCTACGGTCCGAAGATTGAATTCTCTCTGAAAGACTGCTTAGGTCGTGTCTGGCAGTGTGGTACCATTCAGTGTGACTTTAACTTGCCAGAACGTCTAGATGCTTCTTATGTCACTGAAGATAATGACCGCGATCAGCCAGTAATGTTACATCGTGCAATTCTTGGCAGTTTCGAGCGTTTTATTGGTATACTGATCGAACACTACGCAGGCTTCATGCCACCTTGGTTGGCACCAATGCAAGCGTGTGTGATGAACATTACCGATTCTCAAGCTGAGGCATGTGAGTCAGTCGTCGCAAAACTTAAAGAAAACGGTATCCGTGCAATTTCTGACTTGAGAAATGAGAAAATCGGCTTTAAGATTCGTGAACGTACATTAGAGCGTATTCCTTACTTACTGGTACTTGGGGACCGTGAAGTAGAGGAAGGTACCGTAAACGTGCGTACCCGCTCAGGAACAAATTTGGGTACTATGTCAATCGATGCTTTCGTTGACCTAGTAAAAGCAGCCGTAGCCGAACGCGGCCGGTACATTGTGGAGTAA
- the infC gene encoding translation initiation factor IF-3 has product MKQPDRNQQGGNKSNRPALNDEIRAKEVRLVDENGEQKGIVSLADALRAAESVELDLVEIVANAEPPVCKIMDFNKHLFDLKQKQKEAKKKQHQVQVKEIKLRPGTDVGDYNVKLRAIIKFLEEGNKVKITLRFRGREMAHQQLGLAQLQKIEADVAEFGTVEQMPKMEGRQMGMLLGPKKKK; this is encoded by the coding sequence ATTAAACAGCCTGACCGTAATCAACAGGGCGGTAACAAATCAAACCGTCCTGCCTTGAATGATGAAATTCGTGCGAAAGAAGTCCGTCTTGTCGACGAAAATGGTGAGCAGAAAGGGATTGTAAGCTTAGCTGACGCCCTGCGCGCAGCAGAAAGTGTTGAGCTTGATCTTGTAGAGATCGTAGCAAACGCTGAGCCACCAGTATGTAAGATCATGGACTTCAACAAGCATTTGTTTGATCTTAAGCAAAAGCAGAAAGAAGCGAAGAAAAAACAACATCAAGTCCAGGTGAAAGAAATCAAGCTACGCCCGGGTACTGATGTTGGCGATTACAACGTAAAACTACGTGCAATCATCAAGTTCCTTGAAGAAGGTAACAAGGTGAAAATCACGCTTCGTTTCCGTGGTCGTGAAATGGCGCACCAACAGTTGGGTCTAGCTCAATTGCAAAAAATTGAAGCTGACGTGGCTGAATTCGGTACTGTTGAGCAGATGCCGAAAATGGAAGGCCGTCAAATGGGTATGTTACTTGGTCCTAAAAAGAAAAAGTAA
- a CDS encoding Hsp20 family protein, whose amino-acid sequence MSNLNLHPLFRRSIGFDRLNDFIDYAMQSDAPNYPPYNIEKHGENNYRIVVATAGFRQEELDIRLENKLLTILGKPENQSNDSIEFLHKGIARRAFKLSLRLDEYIEVQQADYENGLLIIDLQRIIPEEKLPRQIPIGNKLLIANDEKSVE is encoded by the coding sequence ATGAGTAACTTAAATCTTCATCCATTATTTCGTCGTAGTATTGGTTTTGATCGCTTGAATGACTTTATTGATTACGCCATGCAAAGCGATGCGCCAAATTATCCACCGTATAATATCGAAAAGCATGGTGAGAATAATTACCGTATCGTGGTGGCAACTGCGGGTTTTCGTCAGGAAGAACTCGACATTCGTCTGGAAAATAAGTTGCTGACCATCTTGGGTAAGCCTGAAAACCAGAGCAATGACAGTATTGAATTCCTGCACAAAGGCATTGCGCGACGTGCATTTAAATTATCTTTACGTCTGGATGAATATATTGAAGTACAACAGGCAGACTATGAAAATGGTTTATTGATCATCGACTTGCAGCGCATTATTCCAGAAGAAAAATTGCCGCGTCAAATCCCGATTGGCAATAAACTGCTTATTGCAAATGATGAAAAATCAGTGGAATAA
- a CDS encoding glutathione S-transferase family protein, translating into MIDLYYWSTPNGHKISIALEEMGLEYQIIPINILENDQFQSDFLAISPNNKIPAIVDQDGPHGRAISIFESGAILQYLGRKTGLFYPTDEVKRIQVEQWLMWQMGGLGPMLGQNHHFSRFAPERIAYATERYVNESKRLYGVLNKQLVGQDYVAGEYSIADMAIFPWLLRHDWQQINLEDYPEVSKYIDRLNARPAVQKALAIQVS; encoded by the coding sequence ATGATCGATTTATATTATTGGAGCACCCCCAACGGCCATAAAATTAGTATTGCTCTAGAAGAAATGGGGCTGGAATATCAAATTATTCCCATCAATATTCTGGAAAATGACCAGTTCCAGTCCGATTTTCTGGCTATTTCTCCCAATAATAAAATCCCGGCAATTGTTGATCAGGATGGGCCACATGGCCGCGCCATTTCAATTTTTGAGTCAGGTGCGATTTTGCAATATCTAGGTCGCAAAACAGGTCTGTTTTATCCAACTGATGAAGTGAAGCGTATTCAGGTTGAACAGTGGCTGATGTGGCAAATGGGCGGTTTGGGGCCGATGCTCGGGCAAAATCATCACTTTAGCCGTTTTGCACCTGAGCGGATTGCTTATGCCACAGAGCGCTATGTCAATGAAAGCAAGCGTTTATATGGGGTGTTGAATAAGCAGCTGGTCGGGCAGGATTATGTTGCCGGCGAATACTCGATTGCTGATATGGCGATATTTCCGTGGTTATTGCGACACGACTGGCAGCAGATCAATCTGGAAGATTATCCTGAAGTTTCCAAATATATTGATCGCTTGAATGCTCGTCCTGCGGTTCAGAAAGCGCTGGCGATACAGGTCAGTTAA
- a CDS encoding YqaA family protein, producing MSLFLLFLSAFGAATLLPLQSEAVLLGLLVQGEQSEVLLIAVASLGNILGSCVNWYLGLKIEHYKNKKWFPVSADKMLKAQKTYQKYGYWSLLLSWVPIIGDPITLIAGLLKENLVRFLLMVSIAKIGRYLFVYAAFAMF from the coding sequence ATGAGCCTGTTTTTACTGTTTCTATCTGCCTTTGGTGCAGCGACCTTACTGCCTTTACAGTCTGAAGCTGTGCTACTGGGGCTTTTAGTGCAGGGTGAGCAGAGTGAGGTACTGTTAATTGCGGTGGCCAGTTTGGGGAATATACTGGGTTCTTGTGTGAACTGGTATCTGGGACTCAAGATTGAGCATTATAAAAATAAAAAGTGGTTTCCGGTTTCAGCAGATAAGATGCTCAAGGCGCAAAAGACCTATCAGAAATATGGTTACTGGTCTTTACTGCTGAGCTGGGTGCCTATCATTGGTGATCCGATTACCCTGATTGCGGGACTATTAAAAGAAAACCTCGTCCGTTTTCTGCTGATGGTCAGCATCGCTAAAATTGGACGTTATCTGTTTGTCTATGCGGCCTTTGCCATGTTCTAA
- the rpmI gene encoding 50S ribosomal protein L35, which produces MPKMKTRRGAAKRFKATANGFKRKQAFKRHILTKKSAKRIRQLRGCVMVHVSDVASVRRMCPYI; this is translated from the coding sequence ATGCCTAAGATGAAAACTCGCCGTGGTGCAGCTAAACGCTTTAAAGCGACTGCTAACGGTTTTAAGCGTAAACAAGCGTTCAAACGCCACATTTTGACCAAAAAATCTGCTAAGCGTATTCGTCAATTGCGCGGCTGTGTAATGGTTCACGTAAGTGACGTTGCTTCAGTTCGTCGTATGTGCCCGTACATCTAA
- the rplT gene encoding 50S ribosomal protein L20: protein MARVKRGVQAHRRHKKILARAKGYYGARSRVYRVAFQAVIKAGQYAYRDRRQKKRQFRALWIARINAGARQNGLSYSRMIAGLKKAQVIIDRRVLADIAMHDAVAFAALASKAKDALAA from the coding sequence ATGGCTCGTGTAAAACGTGGTGTACAGGCTCATCGCCGTCACAAAAAAATTCTTGCTCGCGCTAAAGGTTACTATGGTGCTCGTTCACGCGTTTACCGCGTAGCGTTCCAAGCGGTAATCAAAGCTGGTCAATATGCTTACCGTGACCGTCGTCAAAAGAAACGTCAATTCCGCGCTTTGTGGATTGCACGTATCAACGCTGGTGCTCGTCAAAATGGTTTGTCATACAGCCGTATGATTGCTGGCTTGAAAAAAGCTCAAGTGATTATCGACCGTCGCGTACTTGCTGACATCGCTATGCATGACGCAGTTGCGTTTGCTGCTTTAGCTTCTAAAGCTAAAGATGCATTGGCTGCATAA
- a CDS encoding GNAT family N-acetyltransferase, producing the protein MLEQENRQVFVYEENAQVLGFAAFNFPVDAPISELRALYLLQNIQGRGIGRDLVQLGLGLSREKSYQYMQCSVLNLNSSRYFYEKTGAYFVSEGDASDLGENLKDLCYQWDI; encoded by the coding sequence GTGCTTGAACAGGAAAATCGACAGGTATTTGTCTATGAAGAAAATGCTCAGGTGCTCGGATTTGCTGCCTTTAATTTTCCAGTGGATGCACCAATTAGTGAATTGAGAGCACTTTATTTGCTTCAAAATATTCAAGGTCGCGGCATTGGACGTGATTTGGTTCAATTGGGTCTGGGTTTAAGTCGAGAAAAATCCTACCAGTATATGCAGTGCAGCGTATTGAACCTGAATTCCAGTCGTTATTTTTATGAAAAGACCGGCGCCTATTTTGTCAGTGAAGGAGATGCCAGCGATCTGGGCGAGAATCTTAAAGACTTATGTTATCAGTGGGACATTTAA